Part of the Labilibaculum antarcticum genome, ACCTGTTGTCAATAATGGTCATTTTTGATACAATTTAGTCTTTTGAACGAGGATGGAAATTTTTAATTGTTTCCTTTAAGTATTCTCTATCCAAATGAGTATAAATTTCTGTAGTAAGAATTGATTCGTGTCCTAACATTTCCTGCACAGCTCTTAAGTCAGCACCACCCTCAACTAAATGAGAAGCGAAAGAGTGACGGAATGTGTGAGGAGAAACATTTTTCTTCAATCCAACTTTTTTCGATAGATTCTTAATGATAGTAAAAATCATAACACGAGAAAGTTTACGACCTCTACGGTTTAAGAAAAGAATATCTTCACTTTCCTTATCGATATTTAATTTTCCTCGAAAGCTCTTAAGATATATCTTGATTTCTTTTTTCGCTTTTTTCCCGATTGGAATCAAACGCTCTTTGTTACCTTTTCCATGAATTTTAATAAAACCCATTCTGAAATGAAGATTCGAAACACGTAGGTCAATTAATTCTGACACACGTAATCCACAAGAATAAAGTGTTTCAAGAATTGCTCTGTTTCTTTGACCTTCAGCTTTATTCATGTCAACAGCCTTAACTAAAATATCAATTTCGTCAGTTGTTAAGGTGTCTGGTAGTTTACGTCCAATTTTTGGAGCCTCTAATAATGCTGTAGGATTCTTTTCAATAATTTCCTCTAGTAATAAGTATTTGAAAAATGCTTTAATACCAGAAATTACACGAGCTTGAGTTCTAGGACTTGTACCTGCATCATTAATCCAGGCAACAAAGTCTTTTAAGTGCTGAAGAATTACTTCTTCAGGAGCAACCTCCATGTTTTTTTCTCTAAAGAAGGTTGTTAGTTTTGTAATGTCGTTGATGTAAGCATCTACTGAGTTCTTGGAAAGATTCTTCTCCAAGGTTAAGTAGGTCTTAAAATTTTCAATTGTTGTTGTCCATTTCATTTTATTCAGTTTTTAGTATGTAGTTTAGTTGTAAGTAATACCATTTTATTGTTAGTTTTACTCAAGTACTAATAATATACGAATTCTTTATGATAAAACATGTCTGCAATTTAAAAAAATATTACGTAAGCCCGCACTTTTTAATAGACCTCTTTATGTTTAACCTTAAAATACTTTAGATAAGATGAATTTTTTGATTATTAATGGACCGAACCTCAATTTGCTTGGAACCCGCGAAAAATCTATATATGGAGAGCTTTCGTTCGAAATTTATTTTGAGCAGTTAAGAGCGTTATATAGTAAAGTTGAACTAGAGTATTTTCAGTCAAACATTGAAGGTGAATTGATAAATGAAATTCATCGTGTGGGATTTAGTTATGATGGAATTGTGCTCAATGCAGGAGCATATACCCATACCTCTCTAGCCCTTGCGGATGCTATATCTGCAATAAATATTCCTGTTCTAGAAGTTCATATTTCTAATGTACATAAAAGAGAAGAGATAAGGCATGCTACCATGATTGGAAAGGCTTGTTTAGGTACTATATCTGGTTTTGGACTTGATTCATATCGATTGGGAATTGAGGGTTTATTAAATTATTGTGACAAAAGGTGATATTTTTTTGACAAATGGTTTTTTTCGTACCTTTTAATAATAAGAGTAAGTAGTTGAGCGCTTATTTAATTGCTTGAGAGAAATTGAGTACCTTTGCCCTGCCAAAACTATAATAGAAAGAATTACTCGATGAAGAAGCACACGAAAATTATTGCGACTATTTCTGACAAAAAATGTGATGTTGAATTTTTAACACAGTTGTTTGAAGAAGGAATGAATGTAGTTCGACTTAACACTGCTCATCAAACTCATGATGATGCATTAAAGGTTATTAGGAATGTAAGAAAAGTATCTGATAGGATAGCTTTACTTGTAGACACTAAAGGACCTGAGATTAGAACTGTTGATGTTGATGAGGAAATTTATCTTAAGAAGGGTGATTTAATTAAGATGAAAGGGAACGATAACCTTCCTTGCACGGATTTGTGCATAAAGGTTAGTTATGAAGATTTTGTTAAAGACTTAAAAGTTGGAAAGAAAATCTTAATTGATGATGGTGAATTGGAGTTGTTAGTTGTTAGTAAGGACAAGGGATTTTTAACTGTAGAAGCACAAAATGGTGGACCTGTTAAAAATCGTAAAAGTGTAAATGTTCCTGGTGTATCAATAAATTTACCTTCTTTGAGCCCTAAGGATATTGACTTTATTCACTTTGCAATTGAGCAGGATATTGATTTTATTGCGCATTCATTTGTTCGAAATAAAGATGATGTAATGCAAATTCAAGGAATTCTTGATCAGCAGAATTCGGATATTAAAATTATTGCAAAAATAGAGAATCAGGAAGGAGTTGACCATATTGATGAAATATTGGAGCATGCATATGGTATCATGGTTGCCAGAGGTGATTTGGCTATTGAGATTCCAGCTCAGAAGATTCCTGTGATTCAACGTAAAATTGTTGGTAAATGTATTGAAAGCAAGAAGCCTGTTATTATAGCGACACAAATGCTTCACTCAATGATTAGTAATCCCAGACCTACACGAGCAGAAGTTAGTGATATTGCAAATGCAGTATACAGCAGAACCGATGCAATCATGTTAAGTGGAGAGACTGCATACGGTGATTATCCTGTTGAGGCTGTTCGAGTAATGAAATCTGTAGCGATGGAGGTAGAGAAGGAGCTTTATCCAGATACAAAACAAAATTTTGTGAGAAGTAACCGTGAGCTTTCGGCTATTCTTGCTCGTTCTGCTGTAAAAGCATCGCAATTATTACCTGTAAAAGCAATTGTAACAGATACGTTAACTGGAAGAACCGGAAGATATTTATCTGCATACAGAGGAACACTTCCTGTTTACGCATTGTGCTATTCAAAACGTGTAATGAGAGAATTAGCTCTTTCCTATGGTGTTGAGGCTGGTTATCGTAAATTGCTTGTAAGTCGTGATGAATACGTAAAGCAAACTATGTTCTCGTTAATGGATAAAGGATGTTTTACAAGTGAGGATATGGTTATCATTATTGGTGGTAGTTTTGGTCCTTCGAAAGGAGTTTCATTTATGGAGATCAGTGTTGTTGATCAATTAACACATAAAGTGTAAGGATATATTTATAAAAAAAAAATGCGAATCATAACGATTCGCATTTTTTTTATCTAATAGCGTAAGTAGATTAGAACGAGGGCTATTCCAATGCCTATACCTGTAATTACCAAATTAAAGCTTCTTCGGTCTGTTTTAAAAACCAACATGAGTAATGATGATACAAGTAGGCTACTAAAGGAAATCAAAAAGTAGGAGACAGTCGCGCCCAGATTATATCCTGTAAATGGATAAAAAGAGAATGAGCTTCCGTAAACATTTTTATAATGTAAGTTGATTCCTATTCCAAGAATAATCCCGATTAAGGCAAAGAAATTATATTTTACTGTTGAAGCAGAACTCTGATTGGTAAGTAGATTTTGTATGCCAACCAGAAGTATAGAGAAAGCCATAATTAATTTGACGGTGGAATGTGAGAAATTTATAACCGTGAAATTACAAAGCAAAAGTCCAACAATTGAACCAATTACCAAAGCTAGTAGTAATGAAGAATATGCTTTCCAATCTTTTAATTGGAAAGTGATTCCAAATAAAACCAATAGCATAAAGGGCTCAAATGAGGAAAAAGATATTAAATGATAAAATGCTGATTCGAAACTTGCTAGAATTGTGTTCATATATTATTTTATTTCCATTTTATAATTGCACGACAATTTTCGATGTCCGTGTTCTTCGTTTTTATAAAAATTTCGGAGGTGTTATCATTGGTTGTATTGAATACCTCCAATGTTTCACCCAATTTTGCTTCGTGTATGTAATTTATCTCAAGCTCTTGAATTCTTTTTTTTGATAAAATCTCAGTAAGGCAAGAGTCAATAGCCCATTTTACGTATTTTACATTGTTTACATGCCGGTAGATATCCAAATCACTATAATGAATGTGCAGATCTTCGATATACTTCGGATCTTTGATTTGGGGCAATTTCGTTAATGTGTGAGCAAAAATAGGATCTTCCTGGTTTATTGGTAGGTTGGCAACTATTTTCTGAGGTCTAACCAATCTTTTTGTATTCGTATTAATTACCAGCCACGAAGATAGTGCCTGACCAATAACCTGATCTTTTGAATCATAAATTTTAAATTCCCGATTTCCAAATATTCCATCGGTTCCAACCGACCAAGTCTCGATACTAATTTTATCTTTCCAATTGGGCGTTTCAAAAATTTGAAGTTTTAGTCGGGATAAAACCCACGCCATGTTATTGTCTTTTAGGTCATTAATTCCTTTATGGATTAAATCCACGTGTTTCCCTGCAATCTCCTGAAAATAATTGCAGATACTTGTGAGTTTTGCTTTTCCGTGTAAATCGGCATCAAAAGAGCCAATTTGAAAAGTTTCCCGGTATTTCGTTATGTCGATATTTGACGTATTCATTAAAATAGGTATGTTCTGAGTTTTTTAACTATGTATAGTGATCTTATTAATAGAAGAACTACAAATGGTAGTATTTCATTAGGAAAAGATTGTGGTATAAATGTCCAACAGCCTAACACAAGTATCAGTATTACTGAATGGAGTAGAAAGTAGTAGTAGGCAAACGAACTGGATTTCTTTCTGAGCAATGCAAAAACCATTGGAAAGTGAAGAGGGAAGGCCCAAATAATATTCCAATTAGGTCCCGTGGCCTGATGATCAGTAAAAAACCATAAGAAAATAATAAGCCAGCCAAGTAATCCACAGACACCAAAAATAAAGAGGTCGAAAACAAAGAAGTTCTTTTCTTTTTTAAGATGTACAAAACTGAGGATGAGTCCCAATGTTGCAATAATTCCAAAAATGAATACAGGTCTTTTATACCAGCTGGTAATTTTAAGATCAAGAGCTGGCTTAAGTATAACTTCAGTTGATTTCACCAAAGGTTTAGTTGCTTCGCTCGACTTAATTTGCGCATTTTCAAATCCCAACATCATATTGTCAGGCAAAAACATGTATTGGTAAGGAGTGGCCTCCACGTCGCAAGGTATTCCTAAGGCCAAATGGATTCCTAAAAAAATCCAACGGCTTTTATCCATGAATGGATCTAACAAATTCCAAAATGATTTTGGATGATCAACGATCGTATCGAAAAGAATTGTTCCAGAAGTGCTTGCTTTCACGATGTCTCTAATCCTTGTAGAACAGTTATCAAAAAGGAAATCGTATCGGTAATATCGATTCTCTGGTTTGTAATTTATAATTAAAGCATTGAATAGCTTTTGTCTTTCAATACTGTCCAAATTTAGTTTTTGTTCAGTAATCCCTCTCTTTTCATAAATGTACCCATTCTTAAATCGATCAAAATCGTTGTAAGATAGCATGTAGTCCAGTTTGCCTCGGGCAAATTTAGGATAGAAATTTGGCGTGTTAAAATTGAACGCGCCATACCCAAAAACAAGATCTAATTTTTTATCTTCATCTTTTATTCGCAAAGCAGAATGTCCAAATTGGGAGTACAATTCATCTCCTGGGGAACAGGTAAGAAGACTGATTTCTGCATTCGCTGATAAGTTTTGTCCTTTTGCATGATTGCAAATTGATAATGAAAAAAATGCAATTAATAAGATTTGAAAAGAGATGATTTTTAATGCCATAATAGTAAATGTTTACCCTTCGAAGATAGCTATTTTATGAATATTTTGAATGTTTTGATTTTATAAAATATAGCAGATTATTGTTCTAAATGGAAGTCGCTTAAACAAGTTTAAGTTGCTGTTGATTAATCTGCCGATTACATCACAAATTTGTATTTTTTAATATGTTGTTGAGTAGTGGTTTACAGGACATCGTTTCTAGACTTGTTTTTAGTTGCTTCGTCAAAAATAGTGTATATTACTTATCAGATTTAATATTATTTAACATCTTTATAAGCTGTATTAAACTAACCTAACCCCTACAAAGTGAGAAGACTTCTTTTCGTTATCCTTTTAGTTCCCCAATTTTTCTTCGCATACTCGTTGAAATCAAATCCCGATAGTCTAAAATTATCGATGAATCTTGCTGTTTTTTGTCAGTTGAGTGAGAATTATCTTCCTGATTTTCCTGATTCGACAATTTATTATGCGGATCAAGTTTTGAAATCTGCAAAGTTAGTTCATGATTCAACTTTTATTGTGAAGGCGTATTACCTAAAGGGGAAAGCATCTTACCGAAATAGTGATTATTCAAATTCTATCAATTATTTTGAAAAGGCAATATCTTATTGTGTTAATTCGCAACAAAAAGAAAAGGCCGATTGTTATAATGGTTTAGGTAATTCGCTTATCGGAATTGATAAATACAAACTTTCTCTTAGTTCTTATTTCACAAGTTTAAATATTCGAAATACTTTGGGTGATAGTTTGCTTATTTCGGCTTCCTTAAATAATATTGGCAATGTTTATTTTCAAATGGGTGATTATTCTAATGCCTTAGATTATTACAATCAATCATTGGTTTTAAAAGAAAACGCGAATAGTTTGGTTGGAGTCGCTATAATGCTTAATAATATAGCAAATGTGTATCATAAATTGGATGATGGGGCCAAGGCTCTTTCTTCATACTTTAAAGCTTTAGAGATCATCGGAGCCGAAAAAGAAGTTGTTTGGAAGTCAATTCTGCTTGAAAATATAGGACAACTATACTTAGATCGGGGTGAAATTTCCAAATGTTTGATTTATTACCATCGGGCTTTGCTCGAATCCGAAAAAAGAGGTGATAGAATATCTATTTCGAGTGTAAAGTCATCATTAGCGATTGCTTATTTGAAGAACGAAGAATACGGTGTTGCATTAGGTTTGTTCGAGGAGGCTTTGGAAATTGCGAAAGAAATTGGTGTTCTCAGACTTGAGCAGGATTGTTATTATTACATGTCGGGCTTATATGAGAAGAAAAATAATTACGAGAAGAGTATAATCTATTTTAAAAAGTACGATAAAATAAGAGAGAAGATTAATAAGCAAAATAGTAGTAAGGAAATTGCGGAAATTCAGGCGAAGTTTCAATTGGAAAAAATAGATTCTGAAAATGAAATTCTGAAGCAACGAAATACAATTCAAAAATTAGAAATAGATAAACAAAAGACTCGAAACATATTGTTATTTAGTTTGGCTGTTTTGGTTTTATCTTTAGTGATCTATTCGAATTACATTAGTAGATTTCGGAAGCGACATAATAAGATTCTAACCGAGAAAAATAGAATAATCTCTGAGAAAAATAATAGTTTGACAAGTTTAAATGCCATGAAGGATAAGTTTTTATCCATTGTTGCTCATGATCTAAAGAATCCGTTTAATGCGGTTCTAGGTTTTACTGATTTGTTAATAGACCGATATGCTGAACTGGAGGATTCAACGAGACAGGAATACATCGAGATCATTCATAAATCAGCACTTCATGGATCATTATTACTTGATACATTATTGACTTGGTCGAGATCCCAAATGGGGGTGATGAAGTATACTCCAATCATTTTTAATGTAAATCAAATTATAAAAGAAGAAATGGAGGGGCTTGAGGATAAGGCTTTTGCGAAAAGGATTTCTCTTGAGTTTGATGAAAGGAATGTGTTGTTGGTTTATGCTGATTCGGATATGGTTAGGACTGTGGTGCGGAATTTAGGAAACAACTCGATTAAATTTACTGAGGAAAGGGGGAAAATCATCTTTTCAATTGAAAAATATGATGGAAAAGCTGTTGTAGGTGTTCAGGATAATGGTATTGGAATCAAACTTGAGGATAAAGCAAAATTATTTAATCTTGACTCGAACTATTCAAGGCCAGGAACTTCAAATGAAAAAGGGACAGGTTTGGGCTTAATATTGTGTAAGGATTTTGTTGAGAAAAATGGAGGCGAAATAGGAGTGGAAAGTCAAGAAGGAATAGGAAGTAAATTCTGGTTTACGCTATCATTACACACTGAAGAGATAGAAAAAAAATCCTCTACCCATTATAGAGTAGAGGAAGAATGTCTTATTTAATATTTTATCGCAAATCGTTTATTTCTACGTCCGGATTTAACTTCTTATCAAAAACAAAATAACTATCAGGATAAGTAAGATTTGGAGTTAGGTTTTTAAGTATTATACTCACGTTATTACCATCTTTACCAATCGATTTTAACGATTCAATTTGATCGTTAGCTTTACTGATCTTTAATCGGATTAAAGTGAATTCTCGTTCAGTATTTTTTGGAAATAGATCAATAATGTGATAAGTTGAATTGTTACTAGTTTCTTCTTTAATGTACTTATAAGTATATCCTTTTTCGTAAATCGAGAAAATGGCAGCAGGATTTAATCCTTCTTCATCACCTTTTTCTGGCTCGCTAATATTTACTTCGTCAACGTCAACTATATGGGAATATAGCGTAGTTCCATCAAAATAAGTATCCACACCCATAAGTTTAAGACGATATTTATCACCAACAAGAGTAATGCTTCCTTCAGATATTTCGTGAATATCTTCTTCTGCATTATCCATTGAAAACGTAAATTCAGCTTTTAAACTTTTAAATTCTTTATTTTTTGCAGAAACTTTATCTAGAACAGCTTTGGCTTTAATATCCTGGGCTGGTAGGTTAAAACATAGAATTCCAAATAGGAGGAAACAAAAGATTTTTTTCATTTTATATGATTTTATTAATATTTACTTATTCTTAATCAATAATTGTGCCATGCCTTACTTTAGAACATCGCTTAACAGTTTTTCCAGCGAATATTCATCTTGCACGAGTACTTGCCTTGCTTTACTTCCTTCAAAAGGGCCAACAATTCCAGCAGCTTCTAATTGATCAACTATTCTGCCAGCTCTATTATATCCAATGGAAAATCGTCTTTGAATTCCAGATGTAGAACCTTGTTGAGACCCTACAACCAATCTTGCTGCATCTTCAAAAAGGGTATCTCTTTTTTTCAGATCGATATCCAATGAAGTATTTTCAGATGATTCTCCTGTATATTCTGGCAAATACATTGCCGTAGGGTAGGATTGTTGTTTTTGTATAAATTCGGTTACTGCTTCTACCTCCGGAGTGTCAACAAAAGCACATTGTACCCTTACCAGCTCACTGGTTAACGAAATTAGCATATCTCCACGACCAATCAAATGATTAGCTCCAGGGCTATCAAGAATTGTTCTTGAATCGATCATAGATGCTACTTTAAAGGCAATTCGAGCAGGGAAATTGGCCTTAATAATTCCTGTGATGATATTGGTTGATGGTCGTTGTGTTGCTATAATCATATGTATGCCAATAGCACGAGCTAGCTGAGCGATACGAGCAATCGGAGTTTCTACTTCTTTCCCGGCAGTCATTATTAAATCAGCAAACTCATCAATAATTACGACAATATAGGGTAGATAACGATGACCGTTTTCCGGATTTAAACCTCGTTTAACAAACTTGGTATTGTATTCTTTTATATTTCGGGCATGTGCTTTTTTCAACAAATCATATCTGGAATCCATTTCAATACATAAGGAGTTTAATGTTGCAATAACCTTATGGATATCAGTGATAATTGCTTCCTCTTCACCCGGAAGTTTTGCTAGAAAATGCTTCTCGATCGTGGAATAAATACTTAATTCTACTTTCTTCGGATCAATTAGGACAAATTTAAGCTGAGATGGATGCATCTTATATAAAAGGGACGTGATAATTGCATTCAAACCAACAGACTTTCCTTGTCCTGTTGCACCAGCGACCAACAAGTGAGGCATTTTGGTTAAATCAAGGGTATAGGTCTCATTCGATATTGTTTTCCCTAGAGCAACAGGAAGTGCATGTGTTGATTCCTGGAATTTTTTAGATGAAATAATGTTTTTCATGGACACTATTTCAGGTGTACGATTCGGAACCTCAATACCAATAGTTCCTTTCCCTGGAATAGGAGCGATAATTCTAATTCCTAATGCAGACAGACTAAGGGCAATATCATCTTCCAAATTCTTTATTTTGGAAATACGTATTCCCGGAGCAGGCACAATTTCATATAGAGTGATTGTTGGACCAATCGTAGCTTTAATCTGAGTTATTTCAATTTTGTATTGACGTAGAGTCTCTACAATTTTATCTTTATTTGATTCAAGCTCCTCTTTGCTAACACTCGAATTGTTGGAATGGTGTGCCTCTAATAAATTAATAGGAGGGTATTGGTAGTTGGAAAGATCAAGAGTAGGATCGAAATCTTCCATTGATGTATGCTTAATGCTAACGATTTCCTCTTTCTCTGATACTGTCTCTATTTTTAGTTCTAAGTCTTTTTTGACAGCTTCGGCCTCGGAAGCTTTAGTTTTCTTAATACTTTCTTCTTTAGGAAGGAACTCGGATTCTAAAATAACTCCTGTATCTTCAATATCTTGCTCATGACTTATTGAATGTGGTGGTTGAATGATTGATTCAGTTTCATTTTCGACTTTTTCAGCTTTGGAAAGGTCGTTGTCTGCTATAGGATCAGTTTTAGGTTTGGACTTAACTATTTTTTTGAAAAAAGAAATTGAGTTTTGAAAGCCAAAAGTAACGAGTGTCAAAAAGCTAAGAACGACTAGAAATAAAGTGCCAATATTCCCAATTAGAGATATCAGCCATTCACTAATAAAGTAACCATGAACACCTCCTAAAAATAAAAATGAATGGGATGTTGATTGAACAAATAAAAATGACATTAAAACTGAAAACCAAATACAGAATAGTAAGGTATAGATAATCGTTTTTCGTAATGATTGAATTTTTACTCCCCAGATTCGTAGAGTAAGGACTACAAGTACATAAAGAAAAGAAAATGAAGCTATTCCAAAGCCTTTGTTTATTACCAAATTTGAAATGTAAGCTCCCGTTTTACCTGTCCAGTTTTCAACCCGTACTTTTGAGTCTGTAATTAATTCAAGCCATTTAATATCTAATTTACTCTGGTCAGCCCCTCCTGTAAAAAAGAAGGATACAAATGCCAATCCTATGTATATAGTGAATAATGAAAGTGTAATACCAAATAGGAATTTAATTCTTTCATCAGCAAGAAACTTTGGGGTTGAGAAGCGCGGTTTTGCTTTTGTATTGTTTGTTATTTTCTTTTTAGCCATTGACTATATTTTCAATTTTCACAAAATTCGAGTAGTTCTGGAATTTATGTAAAAGTAATAAAAATGGCATTTAAAACCACAGGAATATCGGCTTACAAAAAGATAAGTTTTAAAGTGGGTAATAACTAGTTGAAATCTACGATGTACTTTTTTAAAGTTTTTAGATCGGATAGAACATACTCCTCAGGAATATTGAAATCTTCTTCACTAACGCTTATTAGATTTACTGATTGTGCTGTGAATTTTGTTTTTACTTGATTCATTGTAGTCTCAAATTCCATGAGTACGCCAGGAATACCATATAAAGGAGTGTTTCGGTTGGGATCCTTTAATCCTATATCTATTGTATAAAATACATCCACTTTAGTTTTTGACTGGTCATCTAAATAAATTGTTGCTTGTTTGCATTCATAGCCAGCGATATGTTTGGTTGAGTCTTGGTATTCTATTTTGGTAGGAGGAAGTTGACTATAGACAAAAGCAACTTCATCTTTAGGAAATTCATAGTTGAGCTTATTGCTCAAAACTTTTAATAAAATATTACTGCTTTTATTCTCGTATCTGGAAATGAATTTTGTGCTGAAAAAACCAAGATAACCTTCCGATATAAGACAGATGTTATTATCCTTAAAACGCAATTCTACTTTGTTGGGCAAGAGAGCAATTATAGGATTGTCTTTTTCTGAGGTGAAATAACTAACATCATAGGTAATTATCCCTTCATTTATTTTATTATCTGTTTCGGATTTTAATTTGCAACCCGTGACTAGTAATAAAATTAGAATTATAGATAATCCTTGTTTCATAAAATTATATGTGTTGGTTGTGAATGTTTATTGATATAGATTATTGCCCATGCTAATAGTAATTCAAACGATTTCGATATTCAATAAATAGCATTTACTAAAAGTATGAAAACATTGGGGAATACAATATTAAAATTTGACATCTTACATGAAATCTTTTTATATTTTTACGAATGACACATAATTGGCCTATTAAATTCCACTTTTAGTGATACGCAGAAAAATCGTTCAGGTTTTGTGAAAGATAAGAATAACCTGAATTAAATTTTTTCCTTAAAATTCGTTTTGGATGTCAAATTAAAGTAAAAGGGTTTGATTATAAACATAACAGCACTGTTTAACTGGCTTTTGCAAACGAGTGTATTTCAATTGATTGTTCGCTTTGAATTTCATGCAATTAGCAAATTGGATAGTGAACAGTAAATTACAGAATGGTCTAATGTGTTGAAAAACAGAGAGTGAAAAATATTATAAATAAAAAAGTTTTTCATTGTATTGATATTATTTTTTTTAGATTTGCAAAGCGGAAAGAAAAACATAAATAGAAAAATAATGAAAAATAAATTAGCAGTTGTAGCATTAGGCGGAAATGCCTTGTTGAGAGGGAATCAAAAAGGGACTGTGGAGGAACAGATTCAAAATACGGTTGATACTCTTGAAAATCTTATTTTTCTTGTAAAAGAAGGGTATGATGTTATTATTGCTCATGGTAATGGCCCTCAGGTAGGTAATATCTTAATGAGAAACGATGCGGGTGAGCAACTTTATAATATTCCTCAGATGCCTTTGGATATTGATGTGGCAGATTCTCAAGGTGGAATTGGTTATATGATTGAGAGAAATTTGCGTAATATATTAAAGCAAAATGGTATTGAAAAAGATGTGGTAACTTTGGTAACTCAAGTTGTTGTTGATAAGAATGATCCTGCTTTTGCTAATCCTTTAAAACGTGTTGGTAAGATTTATAACAAAGAACAAGCTGATAAGTTGACTGTTGAAAAAGGTTGGATTTTCAAAGAAGAGGTAAAAACAGATGGGGGATGGAGACGTGTTGTCCCTTCGCCAAAGCCAATTCGAGTATTGAATGAGAAGGTGATTGAAAGCTTAGCTCGACAAGGAAATATCGTAATTACTGTTGGTGGTGGAGGAATTCCTGTTTCAGAAGATGAAAACGGTAACTTATGTCCGGTTGAGGCTGTGATTGACAAGGATCTTGCTTCGGCATTGATTGGAGCTCGAATTAAGGCAGATGAATTCTATATTCTTACGGATGTATCTTTTGTTTATCATGATTTTAGAGGACCAAACGAGAAGAAACTCGAATTCCTGAATCATGCAGATACAATGAAATATATGGAAGATGGTACCTTTGCTGAAGGATCAATGGCTCCAAAAATTCGTGCTTGTTTAAGTTTTATCGAAAATGGTGGTGGTAAATCAGTTATTACTGAGGCAACTAAGCTGGTAGATAGGTCTTATGGTACTAAGATAACAATGGAGTACGACAAAAATGATGTAGAGCATAATGCTTAAATAAATATTGTTAATATCAGATTATAGTTACTTTTGTGATTGTAATTTATAAAAATACATATTATGGCTTTTAATTTAAGAAACAGAAATTTTTTGAAGTTGTTGGATTTTACTCCAAAGGAAATGCAATATATGTTGGATCTTGCAAGAGATCTTAAAAGAGCAAAATATGCTGGTACTGAAGTGCAAACTATGAAGGGGAAGAATATCGCTTTGATTTTCGAGAAATCTTCTACTCGTACTCGTTGTGCATTTGAAGCAGCAGCTTACGATCAAGGAGCTCACGTAACTTATTTGGGGCCTTCTGGATCTCAGATTGGTGTTAAAGAGTCAATGGCAGACACCGCTCGTGTTTTGGGACGTATGTATGATGGTATTGAATACCG contains:
- the xerD gene encoding site-specific tyrosine recombinase XerD is translated as MKWTTTIENFKTYLTLEKNLSKNSVDAYINDITKLTTFFREKNMEVAPEEVILQHLKDFVAWINDAGTSPRTQARVISGIKAFFKYLLLEEIIEKNPTALLEAPKIGRKLPDTLTTDEIDILVKAVDMNKAEGQRNRAILETLYSCGLRVSELIDLRVSNLHFRMGFIKIHGKGNKERLIPIGKKAKKEIKIYLKSFRGKLNIDKESEDILFLNRRGRKLSRVMIFTIIKNLSKKVGLKKNVSPHTFRHSFASHLVEGGADLRAVQEMLGHESILTTEIYTHLDREYLKETIKNFHPRSKD
- the aroQ gene encoding type II 3-dehydroquinate dehydratase; this encodes MNFLIINGPNLNLLGTREKSIYGELSFEIYFEQLRALYSKVELEYFQSNIEGELINEIHRVGFSYDGIVLNAGAYTHTSLALADAISAINIPVLEVHISNVHKREEIRHATMIGKACLGTISGFGLDSYRLGIEGLLNYCDKR
- the pyk gene encoding pyruvate kinase → MKKHTKIIATISDKKCDVEFLTQLFEEGMNVVRLNTAHQTHDDALKVIRNVRKVSDRIALLVDTKGPEIRTVDVDEEIYLKKGDLIKMKGNDNLPCTDLCIKVSYEDFVKDLKVGKKILIDDGELELLVVSKDKGFLTVEAQNGGPVKNRKSVNVPGVSINLPSLSPKDIDFIHFAIEQDIDFIAHSFVRNKDDVMQIQGILDQQNSDIKIIAKIENQEGVDHIDEILEHAYGIMVARGDLAIEIPAQKIPVIQRKIVGKCIESKKPVIIATQMLHSMISNPRPTRAEVSDIANAVYSRTDAIMLSGETAYGDYPVEAVRVMKSVAMEVEKELYPDTKQNFVRSNRELSAILARSAVKASQLLPVKAIVTDTLTGRTGRYLSAYRGTLPVYALCYSKRVMRELALSYGVEAGYRKLLVSRDEYVKQTMFSLMDKGCFTSEDMVIIIGGSFGPSKGVSFMEISVVDQLTHKV
- a CDS encoding HupE/UreJ family protein, which produces MNTILASFESAFYHLISFSSFEPFMLLVLFGITFQLKDWKAYSSLLLALVIGSIVGLLLCNFTVINFSHSTVKLIMAFSILLVGIQNLLTNQSSASTVKYNFFALIGIILGIGINLHYKNVYGSSFSFYPFTGYNLGATVSYFLISFSSLLVSSLLMLVFKTDRRSFNLVITGIGIGIALVLIYLRY
- a CDS encoding acyl-[acyl-carrier-protein] thioesterase encodes the protein MNTSNIDITKYRETFQIGSFDADLHGKAKLTSICNYFQEIAGKHVDLIHKGINDLKDNNMAWVLSRLKLQIFETPNWKDKISIETWSVGTDGIFGNREFKIYDSKDQVIGQALSSWLVINTNTKRLVRPQKIVANLPINQEDPIFAHTLTKLPQIKDPKYIEDLHIHYSDLDIYRHVNNVKYVKWAIDSCLTEILSKKRIQELEINYIHEAKLGETLEVFNTTNDNTSEIFIKTKNTDIENCRAIIKWK
- a CDS encoding Lnb N-terminal periplasmic domain-containing protein; this translates as MALKIISFQILLIAFFSLSICNHAKGQNLSANAEISLLTCSPGDELYSQFGHSALRIKDEDKKLDLVFGYGAFNFNTPNFYPKFARGKLDYMLSYNDFDRFKNGYIYEKRGITEQKLNLDSIERQKLFNALIINYKPENRYYRYDFLFDNCSTRIRDIVKASTSGTILFDTIVDHPKSFWNLLDPFMDKSRWIFLGIHLALGIPCDVEATPYQYMFLPDNMMLGFENAQIKSSEATKPLVKSTEVILKPALDLKITSWYKRPVFIFGIIATLGLILSFVHLKKEKNFFVFDLFIFGVCGLLGWLIIFLWFFTDHQATGPNWNIIWAFPLHFPMVFALLRKKSSSFAYYYFLLHSVILILVLGCWTFIPQSFPNEILPFVVLLLIRSLYIVKKLRTYLF